The following are encoded together in the Desulfococcus multivorans genome:
- a CDS encoding ABC transporter ATP-binding protein — protein sequence MSYSPFVSLFSKKDISLGRGDEPLSETAFNEQDLTPDLKDIAIRATHLSKCYQIYKAPSARLKQFIMPRFQRVVRMRPKQYYRDFWALRNISFEVRRGETVGIVGRNGSGKSTLLQLICGTLTPTSGVCHTSGNIAALLELGTGFNPQFTGLENVFFYGQILGMSYHHINQILPDILSFADIGNFIHQPVKTYSSGMVMRLAFAVSVSREPEIFVVDEALAVGDEAFRRKCFARIEALRERGTTILFVSHAATMVIELCDRALLLDSGELLYDGPPKETITHYHKLIFAPPENISKLHREIRKAAESASIASPDNFPSDSTADTSSEKKEIQPQYVEGLVSQSRIDYDQLGAAIVDPRIETLDEERVNILIAMQEYRYCYQVKFFQNARRIQFGMLIKNISGVEIGGALHPSLFEHIDSVMAGEEFQVSFKFRCQLNPGTYFFNSGIQGLTGVDSKKTYLHRIIDAVMFKVQPYREREATAIVNFDISSITTRNKKLK from the coding sequence ATGTCGTATAGCCCTTTTGTTTCGCTTTTTTCAAAAAAAGATATTTCCCTTGGTAGGGGAGATGAGCCCCTTTCAGAAACAGCTTTTAACGAACAGGACTTGACGCCGGATCTGAAAGATATTGCAATCCGTGCAACTCACCTCAGCAAGTGTTACCAGATCTACAAGGCACCAAGTGCCCGCCTGAAGCAGTTCATCATGCCCCGTTTTCAACGGGTAGTTCGAATGCGCCCGAAACAGTATTACAGAGATTTCTGGGCGTTACGAAATATATCCTTCGAGGTTCGTCGCGGCGAAACCGTGGGGATTGTCGGTCGCAACGGTTCAGGTAAATCCACATTGTTGCAACTCATCTGCGGAACACTCACCCCGACCAGCGGCGTTTGCCACACAAGTGGAAATATCGCGGCATTACTGGAGTTGGGCACAGGATTCAATCCTCAGTTTACGGGGTTGGAAAACGTATTTTTTTACGGTCAAATTCTGGGAATGTCATACCATCACATCAACCAGATATTGCCGGATATTCTATCGTTTGCCGATATCGGGAATTTCATTCATCAACCGGTCAAAACATACTCCAGCGGCATGGTTATGCGCCTCGCTTTCGCAGTGTCTGTATCGCGGGAACCGGAAATATTTGTTGTTGATGAAGCTCTGGCTGTAGGTGATGAAGCCTTTCGCAGAAAATGTTTTGCCCGAATCGAGGCGCTCCGCGAAAGAGGTACGACTATTCTTTTTGTATCGCACGCTGCGACAATGGTGATTGAGCTTTGCGACCGCGCGCTTCTGCTCGACAGCGGGGAACTCCTTTACGACGGCCCACCCAAAGAAACCATAACGCATTATCACAAATTGATTTTCGCTCCCCCGGAAAATATATCAAAACTGCACCGGGAAATCCGTAAAGCCGCAGAATCCGCTTCGATCGCTTCGCCCGATAACTTTCCGAGCGATTCCACTGCCGACACATCGTCTGAAAAAAAGGAGATTCAGCCACAGTACGTTGAGGGGTTGGTATCTCAAAGTCGGATCGACTATGATCAACTTGGCGCTGCTATTGTTGATCCCCGCATCGAAACCCTTGATGAAGAACGGGTGAACATCCTGATCGCCATGCAGGAGTATCGATACTGTTATCAAGTTAAATTTTTCCAGAATGCACGCCGCATACAATTTGGTATGCTGATCAAGAACATCAGCGGCGTAGAAATCGGCGGAGCACTCCATCCGAGTCTTTTTGAGCACATTGACAGCGTCATGGCAGGGGAAGAATTTCAGGTCAGCTTCAAGTTCCGATGCCAACTGAATCCGGGAACCTACTTTTTCAATTCGGGGATTCAAGGCCTGACGGGTGTCGATTCGAAAAAAACCTATCTGCACCGAATCATTGATGCCGTAATGTTCAAAGTCCAGCCTTACAGAGAACGGGAGGCCACCGCAATCGTCAATTTTGATATCTCATCCATCACGACGAGAAACAAAAAACTGAAATGA
- a CDS encoding ABC transporter permease, translating to MNPHAAQSATLYALVRSLRDNRKLIFQMTRREVLGRYKESVMGLLWTFLNPLIMLVVYTFVFSVVFKARWGSQGEESQIQFAVVLFAGLIVHGLFAEVINRSPTLILSNVNYVKKVVFPLEILPIVAIGTALFQTLVSLFVLLFVFLMFNGFLHWTVLLTPLVLFPLIIVVSGFSWMLASLGAFLRDVGQPIGIFTTAMLFLSAVFYPVTALPENLQPWIRLNPLAFIIEQVREVLLYGHQPNWIGLGLYVIGAVAFAWVGFAWFQKTRKGFADVV from the coding sequence GTGAACCCTCATGCAGCACAATCTGCTACGCTTTATGCATTGGTGAGAAGTTTGCGGGATAATCGCAAGCTGATTTTTCAAATGACCCGGCGGGAAGTATTGGGTCGCTACAAAGAGTCGGTTATGGGCCTGCTATGGACCTTCCTCAACCCGTTGATTATGTTGGTGGTCTATACCTTTGTTTTTTCAGTGGTATTCAAAGCTCGCTGGGGCTCTCAAGGGGAAGAAAGCCAGATTCAGTTTGCAGTTGTGCTTTTTGCCGGATTGATCGTACATGGATTGTTTGCAGAGGTGATCAACCGATCTCCAACATTAATCCTGAGCAACGTCAACTACGTCAAAAAAGTTGTCTTCCCTCTGGAAATCCTTCCGATTGTCGCCATAGGAACAGCCCTTTTTCAAACCTTGGTCAGCCTTTTTGTCCTCCTGTTCGTCTTTCTGATGTTCAATGGTTTTCTTCATTGGACCGTCCTATTGACGCCTTTGGTGCTTTTCCCGCTGATTATTGTAGTATCGGGTTTTAGCTGGATGCTGGCTTCTCTGGGCGCATTCCTCCGTGATGTGGGACAGCCGATCGGTATTTTCACCACTGCAATGCTTTTTCTCTCGGCAGTATTTTATCCTGTCACCGCCCTTCCAGAAAACTTACAACCTTGGATCCGACTCAACCCGCTTGCATTTATCATTGAACAGGTGAGAGAAGTGCTTCTCTATGGGCACCAACCCAACTGGATCGGTCTGGGTCTTTATGTGATAGGCGCCGTGGCATTCGCCTGGGTCGGATTCGCCTGGTTTCAAAAAACACGCAAGGGTTTTGCCGATGTCGTATAG